AAacgctggtggtggcaaacaacagcaacaaaagCGCAGTCGCCCGACGGCTTCTTTGCTTGCCTCTACTGCCACGTAGCGCCCGCGCGGCGGCATTCTttttgctgctgttgttttgGCAAAAACTCCTctgctctccccctctgccctcctttttgttttcgttgcCACCTGTTGCTCGTGTTTCATTTTCGCTTCTCCCTCTTAAGGAACCGTGTGAGCGCCGACTGAGGTCAGGTGCCCTTCGACACCCCTGCCTCCCACCTCGCACAGGCAAGGGATACTCATCTGGGATATGAAGACGCGTGACCCGCTTGCTGGTAGTGTTCTGACCTCTCCCCCTCAACTCGTAAGATGCATGTTGCATGGCTCCACTGGAGGGTGCAGCTGTACCTCAGCCTGTCCTACCCGTGTCGCTTCCGAGAGGTGAGCAGAAGAAGGAAAGAGACGGAAAGCTGCATCCAAGCACGACcgaggaaagaggagaggggggagggaagcgaggagggggcgcgtTTGACTCAGGAGTACACAATCAATTGGAAGAACAACAtcaaacgaaaaaaaagaaaaaacagCAACAGAACTGTCTGAGACGGGCATTCTCTTCTCGCACCTtccagaaaaaaaaagagagcagCGGAGCTATAGAGCACAGGGAGAGCAAGCAGCGTGGAAAACGAGGAGGAAGGACAGTTCATGAATCGATACACGACCCTCAccctttttgtgtgtgttggtgcgggggagggcctctctctctctctctctcccctccccttcctcgtTCACCCATCTCTCAGCCTAATGCGCGCGTCCATGAAAGCAAGATTCCTCCCGAACAGACAAGTGCACTACTTCGAAAAAAGCGCGCATCTACTACTGTCAGGGAGTCTGCTGCAAGACAAGCGgcggggaggaagaggtggagcaggaaaggaaagggagaaggTGTGGTGACAGTGAAAAGAAGCAAGAAAACGGGGAAAAGACGATCATTACCACCAAACAGCCACTGATAATGCAACTGCAGACACAtcgcaaacacacacacgtacgcactacacactcgcacgccttgcccgtgtgcatgtgtgtgtgtgtgtgtgtgtgtgtgtgtgtgtgggcgtgcgcgGAAAAAAatggaagggggagagagagcagcaggtTCGCCGCTGTCccgccgttgctgctacTTGTGGACTGCTGGTATACATCACTTACAAAAAACTTTTCAcatgagagagagcgagggagaaagTCAAAAACAGTAGGTCAAAGCAATACAAGCCCTCCAACAAAGGGgggaacgagagagaaaaaaaaggacacAGCTCAGTGGAAGTCGAACACATCATCTAAGAGCGACAGTGAAAGagcaggggaaggggagggtgaCACGGACGAGGAGACAAGCCACAGCCAACCACGAAAGCCAAAACACCAAGACCACAACGGCCTCGATCACGTGGGTTCCATCAAAGCATCATTCCTCCGCGTCCCTGCCATCACCTTCCCTCACTCAGCTTCTCAGCACCGTCACCCGATCAAGATGGAGCACGCAGAAAAACATATGTGAGGACCACGAAGATGAACATAGAAGAACGACAAATGGAGGACAAGGACGTGCACACACAgtcacacagacacagacgcgcgTACCTCAACGTGCGGAGCAAGCATACACTCCGCACATCACAACCGTGAAGTACGTGGACATGACAGAtaaagagaggagggtgggggcgaGAGATTGAGAGGGAGTTGGGTGCGTCGGGTTGTCgccacaggcacacagacacacacgcaacaaaaaaaaaacgaaaaaaagaaaggcgTGTATCTACATAAACTTGAAGAGACAGGAGAAGCAGAGGAACCTTCGTTCACTACCGAACCATTCGGCATCTCACAAGCCGCGCAGCACTCGCCATGCACCGAACGAGACCTACCGACAGatgcacacagagaggacCAACACGCAAAGGGTGCCGCCACATCGCAAACGTGTTTGCCACTTGGCGTGCGTGAGCGACGCGACACAGTATAtcgcgaagaggaagaagatCACAAAAGGAAGGGAGAAGCCTACGCGCAAGCCGCTCGGTCAGTTGCCTGCAGCGCGCCATACCGGTACTCTGCCTGATGCCCTCCCGCTTCTTGTGTTGCCGCATCCTTTTCTTCGGCACGTTGTAGAGTCGGGCTCACTCCTTTGCGGGCAGAGCAGacatgtcgtcgtcgccgtcgccgatgcCCAAAACGTCCTGAATTTTTTCCATCCAAAGGTCGCGCTCTACCTCGCTCTTCGTCTGGAACGACAGGCGCTTGCCAGTCTTGAAAGCGACGGCGAAGACAAAAGAGGCGTTGCAGCCAGTATACTTAGCAGGCACCGGGAAGgcgtcctccagctccgtgAAGGGCGTGGAAAtgcactgctgctccatTGTCTCCTTCGATATGGCCAGCACCATGTCCAAGGTCTTGAACTTGGGGTTCATATCGAGCACTGTCTGACCGTCTGCGAGCTCGGCGCGAATGCACAGATAACGCTTTTTCCACACCATGTCGCTGCTCTGCTTCTTCACCGTTCCCTCGTGAATCGTGAGGCCGCCGAGCGCCGTTGTCAGTGGGGTTGCGCCTTCGAGAATCGTAGTAGACGCGGCCACAGAGCTGCCCGAACTCTCCTCCATCATGCGCTGGATGTGCCGCTTCTCTGTCACTAGCAGCCGCTTCGTCTCCTGGATCTGGCTCGAGATCGAGTCGCGCAGACCACCATGGAAAGCCGGTTGCGTCTGCACAATCTCCAGCAAGCCAGACAGGAAGAGCTTGCAGATGGGCATGTTCAGCAGCCGACTGCTCGACGGGCGGCGCCCCGGGTCACCGCTCAGCAGGGCTGTCACGATGTCGCGCATCTCTGGGCTAATATTGCTCGGAAGAGGGTCGAAGCGGCCAGCAAGTGTCTTGTGCATGACCTCGTGCATGTTGGCGCCGTCGAAGGGACGCTTCAGCGTCAGCAGCTCGTAAAGAAGCACGCCGAGCGAGAACATGTCCGCCTTCTTGCTGTacgggcagcgccgccaaaTCTCCGGTGCCACGTAGTAGGGCGTGCCACAGAACGTGCGACCGACATCATCACTCACAGTATTTGCATACATCTTGCTAAAACCAAAGTCGCCAAGCTTCACGAGACCATTGCTGCACAGCAGGATGTTGGCACTCTTGATATCACGGTGAATCATGTGCTTCGAGTGGACGTGGTGGacggccagcagcacctgtaGGAACAACAGACCTGCCTCATGCTCACGGAACGTTCGACCCGTCCGGGCACGGCTCTTGATCTCTTGGCGAAGATCACCGGCGTTGGCGTAGTCCAGTACCAGTGCAATCATCTGCACCATTTCTGGGTTGTTGGCATCGCGCTTCGCCAGGTCCTCGTGGCATTTGACGATCGAAAAGAAGTCACAGTTCAGCAGGCAGTCCACCTCAGCCTGCGCACGGTTTTTGTCGGCCTCGGACATGCCCTCCATGTCAACACACTTGACCGCAAATCCTTCACCATCAGATACGCGCTTCGCGCACAGAACCGTTCCAGTGGCGCCGGAGCCCAGCACGCGACTAATCCAGTACTTCTTCTCCTGCTCACGTGCCGTTGCCTCGTCCTTGGCAAACGTATCTGGGAAGTTCCGGCACACACGGCCGATCATGGCGTCGCCGGCGTTACCCCCCGACatgtttttttgttgttgttgttgttctcaGAGATAACAGAGCGAGGGAACAGAGACAATGGGAAGAAGGAAGTGAACGAGGGAAAGCGTATACGGGTGCGCTGATGATGCTCACTACACCAGAATAGGACTGGCAAAatacagaaaaaaaagggggccaATGATTTATGTTAGCTTGGTTTCTGCGAGCGTCAGAGCCGGAAGAAAAGCATAGTAGACtcagagacggagagagacagaccgagagagcagagagagagagagaatagCTGAAAGGTATGCATGGCACTCGCACACAGGCGGCAAGGTTCTACCCTTAGCAAAAGAAACAGTAGCGCGCAAGCGCGTCCACGACGAAATGAAGATTGCGAGAGGAggaaacgaaagagagaggcttcgccgccgcgaaCCATCAGCATAAATGATGCGATTCCGCGCTCTTCTCGAGAACCGGAACACCCTCttcgctctctgcgtgtgctgtTCTGTTTTTCTCTTCGAATGGGATAGTTGCTAAAGATGCCGACAGGGGGTAAAGTAAGGTTGACGAGGaaggaaaaaaggggagggaagggggggggagggggcagagcCGATAAGAGCAGAAAGCGCGGGGGACAGGGAGGTGATGGGAACGAATGGGAGAGGAGCAATACTTGGTCATGGCCACCGAACCATCACGTCGCTTCGATGTCTCGTTGAAGGGTTCATCGCGCGCAAGGCACTCCTTGTTCGGATAATTGAAGGCgcaggaagagggagagtgaGGAAGAGCCTGTCTGCGCTGCAAAAGGGGAAATATATGTGTGcgacgcctccgcgtccatTTTTTCCAGAACCGTCAGTGCCGTTGAGCATTCCTTTGCGGTTGTGTGGGCGCGTGTTGTGAGTCTGTCGTGCCACTCACTCTTACAgtccccccaccccatctTCTCTCGACACACGTGTGCCTATGTATACCTACCTGAGAGGCACAATGTCGTCACCCATGAGGGGGTACTGCCACTGTTTCGGATGCAACAAACCCCCCACAGCAAGAGAAACAGACCCTTACGCGCAGGAGCCCCCATGCACGGGCGCTTGACTGCATTTCCTCATTCCACCCGACTACCTGGCATGGAACAGTCAGCGCATATTCCCCGGCAGCCAACAAGGAAAGAATCCCTGCTGCCACTAAAATGTACAGGGAAGAGGTACGCGTGCGAGCACAGACGCACCATTGCACACACACCCCTCAAGGAGAAGTTCatcacagagagagagagtaaaacaacaacaacgaaaagaaagagagaagccgaGGAAAAAAAATACAAGTGTGCGATATCCGCCGTTCAAAACCCCCATTTGCACACGCGCAACCACCACCATAGCCAACACCGACAAAGAAAGGAAACCACACACGTGGCACAGCATACTGTGCACGCTGTAAAGGcctccaaaaaaaaaaatcaatgaagcaaaaaaaaaaaagccgAACTCCCTCAAGAAAAAAAGTAATATGAAATGCACCAtgtacatgtatatatatatatatgtatatacaaTACACCAGCAATAACCGAACATGACGGACGTCAAGGAGGAGAAAGAAGTTCAAGTAGAGCTGCGTGGGTGCATACATctatatacacacacacatatgtatATCGAAAGCTATGAACACAGACGCtggagcacacgcacgcgcagaatGCACATGGGCACGCAGGCCTtcgaaagaaaagagaagacCCTTGCTGCAGTCACAAGGAACAGGAAAACAGAAGAGGAACATAAGGGCGATCTTTAGAGAATGCGGAGACGGGAAAAGAAAGTTGCTCCTGCCTTGCCTTCGGAATTGAGGGAAGGCTGAGTTTGCTTTTGGTAAGGACCATTCTCACAACGCCCTTCACATCCATTCCCCACCTCCGCGCACACCCCCTCCATCCTCTGAAGGAGAGACACAACCATGTATTCGCTGGAGGATAGACACCTGACAGGAGCAGCAGAAAAAAGGACCACGTGAGCAAGACAAGCAAAACCAAGCGATGAGGACACGGGAGagacacggcggcagcacaaGCCCGTACTGCTGCACAGGCACCGGGGCactacacgcgcacatatatatactCACATGGTCAAATTCATATGCATGCAAGCAACCCTCTCGACCCCAACGGGAGACAAAGAAGGAGAACGACCTAAACAGGCACACTGCAATCGAAAGCACACCTGAAGAAGGGAAAGATGACGTGGACATCGAgttggagagagagaacggagCTCGGGTGAAAGAATAAGGTGACGAGAGAATGAGAGTCGCCCACGTTAAAAAACACGACTAGGGCAAGCTGGAGGCATCGAAAAAAGGAACGAGAAGGTGGTGAACGACGACGGAACACAAGTGCAGTGAGTGACACGGACGCCCTCAAGACGGCGAAAAGCGAAACACAGGCCATCGGTATACGGGGCGAAAAACAACCAAAATGAGCCCCAGCTCCACCCTAAGCACCACACAGAACTAACGAACGCGATGAaacaagacacacacacacacacgcagacgcccTTCATACAGCATAAAAAATAACCACACGATAGAAAGGACCACAGTAAgcagcacagagagacagcCTGCGCGCCGCGTACGGAGGAACAGAATGAGTCGCAGCAAaacacaaaacaacaaacaactgctcccctccccatcgACCACCTTCCCTACACAGGAAAACGAATATGTAGATCAAACAGCTGCAACCTCGCCGCCCGGCACGAGCCGCCCTGCCGCGGAATCGGGCCGTGCGTCCTATGGGCTCTGCATGCCCTTTCTCGCCCCCTTCACCGGCCGCGTGCTGGCGTCATCGGCGCCAGACGGAGACGCGGCGTGGACTGCATGCCTCGCGCCAAAGCGGGGCGCGTCCGGGGCTACATGCGCGAGGGCGGAGGCAGTGGGCCGTCCAGGTGCACGGCAGGACGCGCCCAGGGAGGAAGGCCACCAGTCGCAGGCcaggtggggggagggggggccTGTGCGACCTTGCACACCCTGCCTGTATGCCATGcgtcccccccctcctctctgccccACAAGCCGCCTCAACGCGCGGCATCCCGTAGCGCGGTGCGGGGACTCCCCGCATGGGCGTCCGGAGGAGCGCCcccctcgcgcacctcggGCTGCGCACGTCGTGCAGCCGGCATCGGTGCTTCATGAGGCCCACACCGCCGGATGGAGACGGTGCCGCCTATGACGCCACGCGTGCCCGTTTTGGCGCTGTcccgtgtgcgtggcagcgcgccCGCGCAGTCCTCGCACGCCCGCAGCCCCGGCGCCTGTTTCACGACGGCCTTCTCGTGTCGGGCGGCGGGGAAGGAGGTGGGGCCTCGCCGTCTTCATCCGGCACTTCCATCGGCACcatgcgtcggcggcgtgtCTGGCCGGCTCgcccgcctctgccgcgaCAGATGGGACGGAGGGAGTCGCCGTTCACGCTCAGCGGGGAAAGCCCACGCAGCGCGGGTGACGCATGCCTAGTCAGGTCACCGCGGGCAGCGCCCGAGCGGGAAATGACGCTTGCTCCGAGTCCCGAACGACCCGCGAGTCTCGCGTAGTGTACCCGGCACAATGCCGGGTCGGGCGCCCTTATACCAGAAACAGGTGGACCGAAGGCtctggcggggcgggggtgccGCAATGCCAGCAGGGAGCCGTAGGCCGCACTCCAACGGCACACCGGATTGTCACCGCCGGtcacccgccgctgcaggggTGCAAAGCATGGATACATGTCTGTGGGCGCAGCCTTCATTCGCAAAAGAAATATGCACCGCAGTCGCGTGTGCGGGGCTGAGAGAGAGTCGGCGTGCAATGCAGATCGATCCCCAGTTTGGAACGGGAAAGGTCGCCCTTGCGTCGCAGGGCTGCATAGCAGgatggcggagagagagagagaagctgGCGGGAAAGCGACAACGAAAGCCAGAATACGCAgaacagaaagagagcgagcacggcacgcacgtgtgAAGCGACTGTTGAGCGAGCTGGATACACCCTTCTTTCTCGTCTTGCTCTcctgtgcccccccccctccagATGATTTCTTCGCCTGACGAGACGCTCACACtcggccccccccccctggcAATGCATCTCGCTTGCAGGCGGGATGACGGGTCGATCGTCTTGCGCGAACAAGAAAACCGCCCAGTTGAGGTAGATGAATTGAGAAAGCAGCCGGAAGAGAAAATACACGATCATGCACATGAGCAAAGATACACGTGCAGAAAAACACGCGTGCGTAGAAACCCAGCTTGGCAGGGATGCCCACGGCGCAGGTTCTCCCATCCAGGCAAAAAGACAtgaagaaggaagagaaggccGCCACACAGAGGCAGTCACAtagaaaacgaaaaggcaGAACAAATCCGAGAAGGGGGTCGGCCAACATAAAAAAACACGATCCGACCTGGGAAGCAAAAAACACGGTTCTTGCGTAATGCGCTGTtgccaacaacaacaaaaaggaagGGGGTGAGTACGCAGCGACCACGCGCGACCCGCATGCTCCCCGCCCATGTACCTCGCACCGcactcccctcctccttaCCCCTTCCCACCTACGCCGCTAGTGGCATCCTCTTCTCAAGCGGCCGTTACTACGGCACCTGGTAAGAGAGGAGGTAGAAGAGAGTGGAGTCTAGCACaagagaaggggaagagcAATCGTACACATGCGCAgtggagggggaaggggtggaggCAATTTTTTCTTTGGTTGCTGCTCGGTGACGGGGAGGCGACAAGCTGAAAACacgaagggagggaaggtgCGGCGGGAATAAGAATGCCACAGCACGTAACGGGGGATGCAGGACGAGCAAGCGAAGAGGACgttcccccctccaccgtctcctgcgtgccgctgctacAGTGTGTAGCCCACGTGAGCCAGCATAAAAAGGAAAGGCAGTTGCTCAAGCTACACATGGAAGTTAGCGGAGGTGGAAGTACTACTGAGACAgcttcttcctcccccttGTCCCCATGTGCCCAGCAGGTGCTTGGCTTCcggcctccgctgcggcgctacTCAGTCATCCTCGTCTCCGATGCCAAGGAAGCTTTGGATGGAACGCATCCACCCATCGCGGTCATTGTCGTCATCCGCGTCGAACAATATGCGTCGGCCGTTCTTGAAGGCCacggcgaaggcgtgcgCCGCATCCGAGCCCGTGTACTTGCTGATCACCGGGAAGACATCCTCCAAGTCGGAAAAGGGGGTCGAAAtgcactgctgctccagGGTGTCACGAGACACCGCCTGCACGAGCTCGAGGGAGACCAGACAGGATGCCACGTCGTCCGTCAGCGTGCATcccttctccacctcgccGTAGATGCACACATAGCGGCGCTTCCAGCTAAGGTCACTGCTCTGCTTCATCACCTTGCCTCCGTACAAGATAAAACCGATGCGATCGGGTGAATCGCTCAAGGACACCTTCACAGTCGTGCGCAGGACATCCTCCATCGACAGCGGTGGACGACGGCGGTCgacctgcagctcctccttcgtCTGCTTCAGCTGGCGCGCTATGGTTGTTTCCTGCTCAGCGGAGAAGCCGCCGGTCTCCCCGCTCTGCACGATCTCCCGCACAACGGAGATGTACAGCTTGCACGTTGGCGTGTTCAGCAGCGTCTTACTAGACGGACGCTTTTTGGGTtcgctctgcagcagcgccgagacAATTGTTTGCATCTCCTTGCTAATGCTGTCCGGCAGGGGATCGTAGAGGCCAGCAAGTGTCTTGTGCATGACCTCCTCGATATCCTCGCCGTCGAAGGGACGCTTCAGCGTCAGCAGCTCGTAAAGAAGCACGCCGAGCGAGAACATGTCCGCCTTCTTGCTGTAcggacggcgccgccaaaTCTCCGGTGCCACGTAGTAGGGCGTGCCACAGAACGTGCGGCCGACATCTTCGCTCACGGTGGC
The window above is part of the Leishmania major strain Friedlin complete genome, chromosome 36 genome. Proteins encoded here:
- a CDS encoding putative nima-related protein kinase, whose protein sequence is MSGGNAGDAMIGRVCRNFPDTFAKDEATAREQEKKYWISRVLGSGATGTVLCAKRVSDGEGFAVKCVDMEGMSEADKNRAQAEVDCLLNCDFFSIVKCHEDLAKRDANNPEMVQMIALVLDYANAGDLRQEIKSRARTGRTFREHEAGLLFLQVLLAVHHVHSKHMIHRDIKSANILLCSNGLVKLGDFGFSKMYANTVSDDVGRTFCGTPYYVAPEIWRRCPYSKKADMFSLGVLLYELLTLKRPFDGANMHEVMHKTLAGRFDPLPSNISPEMRDIVTALLSGDPGRRPSSSRLLNMPICKLFLSGLLEIVQTQPAFHGGLRDSISSQIQETKRLLVTEKRHIQRMMEESSGSSVAASTTILEGATPLTTALGGLTIHEGTVKKQSSDMVWKKRYLCIRAELADGQTVLDMNPKFKTLDMVLAISKETMEQQCISTPFTELEDAFPVPAKYTGCNASFVFAVAFKTGKRLSFQTKSEVERDLWMEKIQDVLGIGDGDDDMSALPAKE
- a CDS encoding putative serine/threonine protein kinase is translated as MAAPSDALIKKVCNAFPATFGVDTEEERSPAEGRLSRPFRYYLDTVLGSGTSGTVLYARRVRDDHPFAVKVMDVEGYTPQEIMRASGEVCCLLSCDYFSIVKCHEDFVYSDERNPESVSMMAMVLDYANAGDLRQEIKSRSKTNRPFAEHEAGLIFIQVLLAVHHVHSKRMIHRDIKSANILLCSNGLAKLGDFGFSKHYAATVSEDVGRTFCGTPYYVAPEIWRRRPYSKKADMFSLGVLLYELLTLKRPFDGEDIEEVMHKTLAGLYDPLPDSISKEMQTIVSALLQSEPKKRPSSKTLLNTPTCKLYISVVREIVQSGETGGFSAEQETTIARQLKQTKEELQVDRRRPPLSMEDVLRTTVKVSLSDSPDRIGFILYGGKVMKQSSDLSWKRRYVCIYGEVEKGCTLTDDVASCLVSLELVQAVSRDTLEQQCISTPFSDLEDVFPVISKYTGSDAAHAFAVAFKNGRRILFDADDDNDRDGWMRSIQSFLGIGDEDD